From the Rhinatrema bivittatum chromosome 3, aRhiBiv1.1, whole genome shotgun sequence genome, one window contains:
- the CELA1 gene encoding chymotrypsin-like elastase family member 1, with product MWKFLVLATFVLSGHCFEDYLEENGRVVGGTEANRNAWPSQISLQYNSGGSWYHTCGGTLIRANWVLTAAHCVDRNMNFRVVLGDHNIYQTEGTEQVISVQRIFIHQYWNTNNVAAGYDIAVLRLSQNAVLNSYVKIANLPRDGDVLSNNYPCTITGWGMTRTNGQVSATLQQAPLPVVDHKTCSSSSYWGSTVKSTMVCAGGDGIRAGCQGDSGGPLNCAVNGVYYVHGVTSFVAASGCNTYLKPTVFTRVSAYIAWINNTINSN from the exons ATGTGGAAGTTTCTGGTTCTTGCTACATTCGTCCTTAGTG GACATTGCTTTGAAGACTATCTGGAAGAGAACGGACGCGTTGTAGGGGGGACAGAAGCCAACCGTAATGCATGGCCATCTCAG atttctctgcagtATAACAGTGGTGGAAGCTGGTACCACACATGTGGCGGGACCCTCATCCGGGCAAACTGGGTGCTCACTGCAGCTCACTGTGTAGACAG GAACATGAACTTCCGTGTGGTTCTCGGAGACCACAATATTTATCAGACTGAAGGAACTGAGCAGGTCATATCGGTGCAGAGAATCTTCATTCATCAGTACTGGAATACCAATAATGTTGCTGCAGG CTATGACATCGCTGTCCTCCGTCTCTCCCAGAACGCAGTTTTGAACAGTTACGTTAAGATTGCAAACCTGCCCAGGGATGGCGACGTGCTGTCTAACAATTACCCATGTACCATTACCGGCTGGGGCATGACCCGCA ctaatgGTCAGGTATCAGCTACCCTACAGCAGGCCCCTCTTCCTGTAGTGGATCACAAAACTTGCTCTTCTTCCTCTTACTGGGGTTCCACCGTAAAATCCACCATGGTGTGTGCTGGAGGAGATGGGATTCGTGCTGGATGCCAG GGAGATTCTGGTGGACCCCTAAACTGTGCAGTTAATGGTGTGTACTATGTCCATGGTGTGACCAGCTTCGTGGCTGCCAGTGGCTGCAACACCTACCTGAAGCCCACGGTCTTCACGCGTGTATCTGCCTACATTGCCTGGATCAACAAC aCCATCAACTCAAACTGA